The following are encoded in a window of Helicobacter sp. 'house sparrow 1' genomic DNA:
- a CDS encoding YfhL family 4Fe-4S dicluster ferredoxin: protein MSLLINEECIACDACREECPNSAIEESDPVYMIDPDLCTECVGYYDEPSCVAVCPVDAIIPDPDNIESIEELKYKFEQLNQGE from the coding sequence ATGTCTTTATTGATAAATGAAGAGTGCATTGCGTGTGATGCTTGTAGGGAGGAATGTCCAAATAGCGCAATTGAGGAAAGTGATCCTGTATATATGATTGATCCAGATTTATGTACAGAGTGTGTTGGGTATTATGATGAACCAAGTTGTGTTGCCGTGTGTCCAGTTGATGCGATTATTCCAGATCCAGATAATATAGAGAGTATAGAGGAGTTAAAATATAAGTTTGAGCAATTAAACCAAGGTGAGTAA
- a CDS encoding Ppx/GppA phosphatase family protein, giving the protein MAKITTVIDIGSNSVRMAIFKKTSRFGFALIYELKSKVRISEGSYNANGFLREKPMQRAISALKEFKKIAKIYKSRKIFCIATSAVRDAPNARNFVQRVDKECGIKVKVIDGKKEAFFGSIACANLSHKRDGIMVDIGGGSTECALIKDGKVQDVVSLNIGTIRLKELFFDKKVELKEAKKFVQNALEILPDSFKHQNIFGVGGTIRALAKLIMKQINYPIDLIHGFEIDVQRYIKFIDKIVRAREDKLDDFGIAEERLDNIQGGLLILLMLIKCFGTQTITTCGTGIREGVFLADLLRSHRHIIPNNINPSLQYAMDSFNLDKQCLMIKKIALKLFDLLRMDFNLNDDDRKILRDASLLSQIGTCIDFYHTNKHSAYFAKYVLNYGFSHYQRVIISLLITFSDKKIPKDSDIQTYQGLGLELPTLQILSFILSLAKVLEISYDNSIGISYRQNQLILSGASSNFILMEKVGKLARPKDISIVFE; this is encoded by the coding sequence ATGGCAAAAATAACCACAGTTATTGATATTGGTTCAAATTCTGTTCGTATGGCTATCTTTAAAAAGACAAGTCGCTTTGGATTTGCTTTAATTTATGAATTAAAATCCAAGGTTCGTATCTCAGAGGGTAGCTATAATGCTAATGGATTTTTGCGGGAAAAACCAATGCAAAGAGCAATTAGCGCACTAAAAGAGTTTAAAAAAATTGCAAAAATCTATAAAAGTAGAAAAATATTTTGTATTGCAACAAGTGCAGTTAGGGATGCTCCAAATGCAAGGAATTTTGTTCAAAGGGTGGATAAAGAGTGCGGTATCAAAGTAAAAGTTATTGATGGTAAAAAAGAGGCTTTTTTTGGTTCGATTGCTTGTGCCAACTTGTCCCATAAAAGAGATGGGATTATGGTGGATATTGGTGGAGGAAGCACAGAGTGTGCCTTGATTAAAGATGGAAAGGTGCAGGATGTGGTTTCTTTAAATATTGGAACAATTAGATTAAAAGAACTTTTTTTTGATAAGAAAGTGGAGCTAAAAGAAGCAAAAAAATTTGTGCAAAATGCTCTTGAGATTCTTCCAGATTCTTTTAAGCACCAAAATATTTTTGGAGTTGGTGGGACAATCAGAGCACTTGCAAAGCTGATTATGAAGCAAATTAATTATCCCATAGATTTGATACATGGTTTTGAAATTGATGTCCAAAGGTATATTAAGTTTATTGATAAGATTGTTAGAGCCAGGGAAGATAAATTAGATGATTTTGGGATAGCAGAAGAGCGATTGGATAATATTCAAGGTGGGCTTTTGATCCTATTAATGTTAATAAAATGCTTTGGGACTCAAACAATTACCACTTGTGGCACAGGTATTAGGGAAGGAGTCTTTCTTGCAGATTTGTTGCGATCTCACCGCCATATAATCCCAAATAATATAAATCCTTCCCTACAATATGCAATGGATTCTTTTAATCTTGATAAGCAGTGTTTAATGATTAAAAAGATAGCCTTGAAACTTTTTGATCTACTACGGATGGATTTTAATTTAAATGATGATGATAGAAAAATCCTACGCGATGCTAGTTTGCTTTCTCAAATTGGAACTTGCATAGATTTTTACCATACAAATAAGCATAGTGCATACTTTGCAAAGTATGTATTAAATTATGGTTTTTCGCATTATCAAAGAGTGATTATTTCTTTACTCATCACTTTTTCTGATAAAAAAATTCCAAAAGATTCTGACATTCAAACTTACCAAGGATTAGGGCTTGAACTACCAACTCTGCAAATTTTAAGTTTTATTTTAAGTCTTGCTAAAGTTTTAGAGATTTCTTATGATAATTCAATAGGTATATCATATCGCCAGAATCAATTGATTCTTTCAGGAGCTAGTAGTAATTTTATCTTGATGGAAAAGGTTGGAAAATTAGCAC